The genomic segment atctccctgtgtaTAGTTAATCTTTCCTTCGACAACTTAtgctttggcatagaaatctAGAAGAGCAGACTTGTAGATAATAGCATGCGACTCCAAGAATTGGCGAagtccatatttttccaatgatttgaacatcttAACAAGGTTCTCATCCTTAATGGTGAGAACAGATGCAAAATTCACCTGATAAGCATTCAAAGTATAAGCTGCGTCCATTTCTAAGTTTGAAAGAGATTAGAGGTATATTTGCAGTAGATGCGAGAAAGCAGTAGATGCAAGGAAATAATCTGAGTTCGTAAAGGGCAATGAAAGAAAATGAACGGTTAAAAACAAAATGTACATCCGTCAGTaaacatagggacacgtgtcgaTATGTTTAAGGTTGATATAGAGAGAGAAACAGGTGTGTCAGTTACTctactcatttcaaattttttttttttaaaaaaatggcgGGCTGTCCGAGGCGGTTGCTAAAAGAAAAACAGAAGAGAGTTTGTCGTTTTATGGTAACGTCTACTGCTAAAACCAGTAGACTTGTTGTTTTATCAAAAAGACAGACATTCTATCTGTTTTCTAAAAAGGATAAGAAAATCTTAGTCTGACTCAGATACTGTTCCCCCTCGataaatgcaactaataaatgcagGGATATGATATCTGAGAACAGGATGGATAAATCTTGGAATACGTGTAGTCAGATCGCCGTCTCTTTAGTTTCCTCGAAACTCTATATAAATGCCTGCACATTCACAAACTAAGTCAttcatttactaaattaattcaaatgataGGTGTGGATgatctctcggagtcttctcaaGAGTCAGAATCAGCAGAGGAATTCCAAAGACAACTTGAAGTCTTTTGTAagcagatgtttgaagacatctttTTCCAATACATTGGTGCTggcaagacccaagcttgctggaTTCTTTTCGAAGAAGACCATCCTTTTCCAAGTTTAAGGATTAGGAAGAAAATCCTCAGTTTAGAAATCCTTATAGTCTTTAGATATGtttctgctgaagtactttgcaacaagaaaagtacttcaagctgctgatatccaCAAATGTAGTAGATAAACTCAATGTAATGCTTCTGGTTTTATGAAAGAATGTTCTTGTTTTTGACATAttttgtttatctactgcttttaatGAATGTTAGAcaataataatgaaaataataaaggatAAGAAAAACTTAGTCTGTTTAAATCAGAAGACGGTTCTGTAGACTTGAGATTTTTCACTTCTGCATCGTTCAATGTACTGGAatggtttctaataaaatttcagttgaagtacttgGTGTTCCTTTATTCTTTTCTGCAAATAACTCAATGTcaactgaataaaataaataactgaTAGATAATGAGATAAATTCAGAAGGAAGTTGGTCGTCctatgatagcttctactggaagaTAAAGAATGCCTTGTTTTGTTAAAAAGACAAATCACCTTCTGCATCTGACAAAAATCACATATAATCGAAATAAagttccccctaaattaatgtAATTATTAAATGTCACATCTTGGTAAGTGAACCGTCGATGGCTTGATTCAGAACGCTTCGCATTTCACGCTAAAGTTATGATTACCTCGATCTCTGGAACCTGGTTtatcatctataaatacaggCATAGAGGTTAGCCATACAGTCACTTTTAAACAAAATGGCAAGAGAgaatagtcctgatttggccGAGGAGTTCATGAAAGAGGTGACCGCTGCAAGGAAGCAAGCGATTGAAGGCAAGGTGCTGGAAAAAGTACTTGCCACCTGGACTAAGATTCAGGAGCTTCAGTCCGCCTTTGAAGATGGGTTGTTGGCTACTACCAAACAGCTGGTAGCAATGGAGAAgtattatcgacgtctccatagtgctgaCAGCGAAGACGTCttctctgatgatggcgtctacctcctcatgcttttaaaggagcagaggactctgaaaaagattgctttttcagaggagtttctacgtacctccaccggagagctgaccacttggttggcattctggagggagtacgttaaaaaagaagtaaagaatgtacgcccccgcttttattatttatgaaattttatattttactgATTGTCTCTTTCGCTCAGCTTTTATTTTCTGCAAACTAAGACTGAACAACCAAACAAAATTAAGCCACAATATATATAACTGAGATGAAGAtaacaaataattaagttaagtctatcaatccaagtgtatttcgaaaataagaaaacttattctcaggcagaggtttcgtaaatatgtctgctgcttgctgatcagtaggaacgtattccagacgaatgttcttcttttgcacatgatctctaatgaaatgatgtctgatatcaatgtgcttagttctggaatggagtactggattatgcgatatagcaattgcactggtattgtcaaaaaatataggtgattcagaggcttggactccatagtctttaagttgttgtatccaaagtatttgagaacaacagcttccagcagcaagatattctgcttctgcggtagacgtggctatggaagtctgctttttgctcaaccaggagatcaacctatcaccaagaaattgacaaaaatcacttgtgcttttcctatccagtttacatcctgcataatcagcatctgagtatccaataagattaaacgacgagtccttgggataccagaggcctacattttgagttcctttcaagtacttcaaaatacgtttagcagcaatataatgagattgtttggggttagattgaaatctcgcactaatacaaacaacaaacataatatcgggtctactggcagtaagatataacaatgagccaataagacctcgatactgagttacctctactggagttcccccttcatctttatcaagtttggtAGACGAActcataggagtggaagcagcagaacatgcttccatcccaaactttttcagtagttcctttgtatacttagcttgatttatgaagattccagtatcaagttgcttgatttgaagtcctaagaaaaatgttaattctcccatcatgctcatctcgaactgttcctgcattaacttagcaaactttgcacataatttggggttagttgacccaaatatgatatcatcaacataaatctgaactaatAATATGTGCTTGTTTTTGACAGggtaaacaaagtcttatctACGATACCAACAGTGAAATCATGATTAATAAGAAATTCTGAAAGtgtgtcgtaccaagccctaggtgcttgtttcagaccatacaatgctttgtgtaatttaaaaacatgattcggTAACAGATGATCagaaaaacctggaggctgttcaacatagacttcctcttgtagtaaaCCATTGAGGAacgcactcttcacatccatctgatatactttgaaatttttgaaagcagcaaaggctaaaaatattctgatagcttcgagcctagctactggtgcaaaggtttcatcatagtctattccttcttcttgtctgaatccttgtACAACCAGTCTTGCTCtgtttcttacaactgttccttcctcatttaatttgtttctgaatacccaccgggttccaatgacagcttggtgagatggtctagataatagaaaccaaactttattcctctcaaattgattcagctcttcttgcatagcttctatccaactgggatccagaagaacttcttcaatcttctttagttcatcttgagaaataaaagcagtatgcatatattcattcatCATCTGTCTTCTGGTCCTTAgcggagctgctggatttccaatcaccaaagatggaggatgagattttctccaaatagaAAGATTTAGATTATCTTCATACAAAGCATtagattgttttggaatatcagctgctggttatcgaagttcagttgctggttctggaatgtcagctgctggttctggagtgTCAGCTGCTGGTTTTGGAGTGCCAGCTGATGGTTCTGCTATATGAATGTCTGGTTTtggattttgaatatccttaacacttgcttctgcatcatcttcccTGTCTAGTTCCAGATGAACcatgtctaacctgttacttagattagatatgttagtaatctcgggagcactgctgtcttcatcaaagacaacatgaatagattcttcaacattgagtgttttattattgaaaattctaattgccttactaactgctgaatatccaagaagtaAACCagtgtcagattttgaatcaaatgcagctaaatgatttttacctttattgtgcacaaaacatctacaaccgaaaacatgaaagtaagatacaTTCGGTTTACTTCATTTCCATATTTCGTAAGGAGTCTGATTGTTTCTCTTattgatcattgttctgttttgtgtgtagcaagcagtattaatagcttctgcccagaagcgctaagagatgtctgcatctgctagcatttttctagcagcttctttaagtgttctgtttctcctctcagctactccattttgttgaggcgtcctggcagctgaatattcatgatgaatgccctgttcgtctagatatatctcaagagccttgttagtaaattcagtacctcgatcacttctgattctaatgaCAGAGAACGAtttctcattttgaatctttttcagaagtttgatcagaaggctactggtttgatcttttccagcaagaaagattacccaagtaaatctagagaaatcatcaacaacaacaagggtgtatctcattccccctaagctcatgatagaaattggaccaaataagtccatatgcaataattctaaacatcttgaggatgatttgatgcctttatttttgaaactagatcttacttgcttactaAGTTGACATGcaaaacatacatgattcttaacaaattttatatcTGGCAATCCGtcgactaagttctgctttttgagattgttgatagacttgaaattcagatgattcaaccgccagtgtttatcacttagagatgcaactaaacatgtaggagcaatgatatgatctatgttccatgaaattttataggtgttgccttttctAACTCCGGTTAGAACAGTAAAGTCATCAGCATTTTTgactgtgcaagtgtgcttctggaatgctactgaaaaaccactatcacataattgactaatactgatcaagttataacaaatattttcaactaatagcacatccttaatagtgatgttaccatggataatcttacccttacccatggttctaccttttgagttgtccccaaaggtTATTTCTGGACCAGCACAACtcactatttctgatagtagacttttctgtccagtcatatgtctggaacatccactgtccaaataccatgttgagctactgatcttggttttctttacctgtacctgcaaacacaaattttattatctggtacccaatctatttgggtccaagccttattagtccctttggaacccacatttgtacaattcttgtacttcgggtatccatggaggtgtgtgcaacGAAGTGTCTGTTATTTCTCACATTATGCATCTTAAAaagttgttcttcccttctgtttctatTGTCTGTCctgtatctcttttgaacaggtctagaattgtagtactGGTAGCTGTTAACCTTCATAGAAaattgtcttcctgagttgaatcctctactggatccagaactctggtcaactctttCCTTAGGTTTAACATAACCCAGCCCATAATGCATCCTCATGTTGTTCATCTGTTTTACATTCCTCTCAATTGAagcagtaggtacttctggtttctgtaccacactggatttcacaaagtgaatgtacttccctttgcacatatccagttttggcttagtattcgtttcagaagtgccgtcattattacaaaatccgagaccactcctgtctccagattgtttttgtaactcttgcatcttttcaagtgaaatagaggacttgttccaagcattcACCAGTAGCGATAGCTTTTGATTTTCCGAAAGcatcgtctggtaatctgctattactctttcattctcagtttttaatttactcatctcaacttgtagATCATTACAGCTGTTTACTTGCAAgtaagttaacttactgttctgatctcttaagttctgattttcaattttaacttcctcgaatgattgagaaagtctagaatactcttctaccatgtcgtgtaatgcATTGACTAAATCAgtgcgtgtaaattcatcagagtcaaagtcaaatacctctctggatgtcgaggttgactcagtatttgccatcagacatttgatctcatcttcatcactttcacttgaatggctttcagaatcagaagattcagaacttgagtctgcccatttggacttactttcttctgcaatcATTGCCTTTCTGTCTCTTTtggtctttttatcattgcgtttgacacccttcttcttctggtcatccttctttgattttggacaatcagcaataaaatgtccaacttttccacagttaaagcatgccatatcaccagagggtgattcctttttgaaattgcggttgggactttgaaatgttctgtgattctttttcatgaatatggaaaacttcttaacaaataatgacattgcgtcattgcttatctgTTCAGCACTTCTCTCAGAAGTATTCTCTATAGCAGTAGCAGATGATGAACTTGGGACAACTATAACAGTAGTAGCTgcgagagctttggttggtggaattgttaagggctcttctccacttcgaacttcaagttcaaactcatatgccttcAGATCTGAGAACAAGTCATGcagttccaacttgtttagatccctGGAAGCTCTTATTGCCATCGTTttgacgtcccattctctgggtagggatctcattacctttaatgcaaCTTCCCTGTTGCTAAgatctttcccaagagctgtgAGTTCATTGACAAGGCTGCTGAAGCGTTCATCAAACTCTttcatagtttctccagccttcatctttacattctcaaacttctgcatggctatagaaagtttgttttccttagtttcttcatttccttcacagatctgaatcaatttttcccagatttcctttGCAGTAGGACACATCTtaattttgctgaaggtatttttgtcgagtgtcttgtacagaatgtccttcgcaacgttgtcaagattggctttcttcttgtcctcacttgtccattcatatcttggtttttccAGCATCTGAGGTGCGCCTTCGGTGATAGCAAtagctggatttggctttaagatctttaatggaccatctgtgatgacatataCCACATGTCAATatcttgagctgcaagatgagcttgcattctgattttccaatcatcaaagtcttcttttgagaacattggaattttgctgAAGTGAGCCATGtctgttaaatatttttcagaacaagaataacctgctctgataccacttgttgaggatcgggttgagtttagaaaggggggttgaataaactcaacggcaaacttaaccgatttttcggaatgatgtgctagagtcttgttaaagatactagcagattcttgttcaagtttaaagaccagcagattacaagataatgtgcggaaacgatctgttggttagtaggtgaaaaataatgaaatagaaaaacagtagatggcacaaggtttgtttctggaagttcaaagatgaatcttctacgtctccccttcttctgtttccagaaggtatcactaaaagactttggtgaatacaatacaacagttgtacacacccacttcaacaggacatATCCTTCGCCTatcgaaactcttagttttacaactcaacttcttgaatgatcttaagttctggaaaagactcttttccagttacaaattcttctatcaatgaaatagtgaagtgaatagcttgagaagatataacgaaaatagctagcacaatatgatctcaatgatcaagagtatgcaatgaagcgtatgctgctttttcagtgttgagcttttgggatgactgaaagttctagcgatgctcaAATGATATTCTTTGATTTAGATTCGTTCCCCTTCTCTCTTGAAAAGtgcttcgtctccatatatatagactttatccaacgttaaaatctgaacggctcttttgacttttcagtggttcagctttattgccgaaaatggaccctgcagaatacatcaaagcaatcagtctcagtttatactaaaaatggtaaaccgtcttaaatgttttcgtacaacatttaatggcatttaatgaagcaataaatgctagtatcacgttaatagatcaacggtaatatttaaagactttgagatacgcaaaattcggttagtgtatatttcaagttttgtatcccttctagttatgattttagctaagaagcagtacttgacaagtgctgctactggtctttagctcgatacaagtgcttctggttttctgctattttacatctactggttttgtactaagccagcatctactggtttttactagcatctccacttttactagcatctccacaacaaatttaagtctaacaTTAATCATTTAAGAAGAAAAAATCTCAATATCTAATCagataactaaattgaaatcgATGTTCATTAATGCCACATAATCAGATATCTATATACTATATAAATATCTCAACAGtttgaaaatttttagaccAACTTCAAATTCATTATCatctaaatatttattttcaaaatcaaatGTGTACAATAATGGAAAAAGACAATTATATATCAATAAGTTTGTTGAAGTAAAATCAAAAGGATGTAAAGATACAAGTAATAATACTTTGACAAAAAAATCATATTGGACAAAACAGAATTCAAAATTGATTCGAAAACTCATAGTAGCTGATGATAAGGTAATAATCATAACTTTACATAGATAAAAAAAAGTAATGCGATTGAATTCATAAAATGAAAACATTATAATGataaatgaacattttatatatatgtagggACAAATGATACATTGTCTTCTATTTTCAAACATCATCGACAAATTCCAAAATCAATTGCTCAGAAGatatcaaatgtttgaaataaatgcgagaaaaataactaaaaattacCCAAAATGTCAATGAAGACGTTGAACTAGTCATTCATACGAAtattatatgaaaatttaatttcaaatcatttgcaGAAGGAAAAAGACAAGGTTAAGTATTGTTAAGTATTGAGAAAAATAACTAAAGATTTGTTAAGCATTTTCTAAATGTTTTGCATCATATGGAACTAaagttaaaatttatataaacagatataattTGAATTCTGAATAAGGTCAACCACGTAAGTAGTTTCTCGAGTGAAGGAAAAAGACAAGTTTTTAGAAGAGAAATTGTGCTCCTCAATATATagtaaatttcataaaaaatttaaatattcaaaattgataattaattcaatataaaatatatggtGCAGACTAGAGACAATAACATTAAGTTTATGggaaatttattataaatgaaAGAAAATAATAATGCAACTATAGCATTTTTCAACACGAGATCAACATTTTATCTAGATGATGATTAAaaccatgaaatattttacatacttcgtatttacaaaaatatatatataaatacgtaaataaaaaattataattgtcACACAACTACGATCATCAGCCACAACAAGAATGCTACTAAATCCTTATCGCAATGAAACAATAGAGATGAAAGCATCATAAactgtttaatttatttatcaacTAACTAGATGACACTAACGTTTATTGAAGTCATTAttacataaaaatacataaataaatttacatgattaaaaaataagagaaaaaaattttcaattaattttttcaatTCCGAAATTGAAATTGAGTAAAGTTATTAAAAATTGATTGCAACTaacaatttaaatttattacaaaaaatgatattaaacaTGTTCATCAACAAgtcgaaaaaaataacaacaaagAGAAAATGTAATATATGTAGATAGACAAGTAAATCGAAAATTCAACTAAGATCATCGTTGAGCAATTAATAAAACACAAAGAAACACTTTTCATAAAATTCAATTGTTTCGTTAAAATTTAGGCAAATATCAATAACTAAGTAACAACATAATCAAAATAAcactaaaatataaaaataatatcagtattagtaaaattttatgtacaatttatcatgactccaaatttaaaattacaaataaaattaaatcttaATTTCTTATCTTAATACAATTGCAGAATATTCTCTATTACTTTGAAGAAAAGATATCAAAAgtggaaaacaaaacaaaatcgtGGTACAAGACATACAACAATTATATGAAAGTTTAATCAAAACAACTAATGGAGACAGTGTCCCAAAGTGTTTGGACATCAAAATCAATATAATTCTGAGGCAAAACCATTGATTATATCATGTAAATCAAActacaacaaaaaaaaaaaaaaagagaacacAAAATAATCATAACTACTATAAAATTTAAAGTATCTCTTATGTAATCAGATATTGTTAAGGCAAAACCATTGATTATATCATGTAAATTAAGAAATCGATAATAATATCTCGGATATGGCCAAGTATAATCATATAACTTTTCATAAGTATTTTGGCATTGAATCAAATATCTGCAAGTTAATTAATGAgaaaaaatttcattaattagaGCATATATTCAATAGATAGTAGAAACAAATAGCGCTAGTTTGAAAATGAGGCCATGTAGTTCAGCTAAGTAGGCTTCATTTGTCAGCACTGAAATAAATTGTAGCCATCAGAAGACACCACAATTGGCTTTTCGCCTTCAGACTCACTTCGGCATTGCGAATTCCAAATCCCATAATGCTCGGTCGGGGTGCTACTGTTACTACTGGAGAAGCTGGATAAACCACAGATGTAAAGGCAGAACAAAGAATAAGATAGCAAAATTTATAAATCTGAATAAGTTGAGCGGGAGTTTCTTGAAGGTTAGAAAATTTGCAGACCTGCAACTGTTGAATTCGGTCTTGCCCCAAGGGAAACTTGAGCACTAGGGGAAGTAGATGGCAAGGAAGCTCCTtgaaacaaaaaacaaattaatagaGTATCAAAATAAAGCTTATTAAAGTCGCTTGCTGATTTTTCTTGCTTCATTCTTTACATTTTTCATTCTAATATTGTATGCCACCTTTTTAAGCATCAATTATCTATTTTTTTCTTAAGTTTAGGAAAATAAATGTTGCATTAGACGTTTGGTTTTTTATTCCATTCATGTAAGAAAAAAAGAGAATGGAATTAAATAATTTGATTATGAACTGGGCATTGAATTAAAAGCAATCCAAAATCTTAGATTTCAAGATGGTGCTGCATCTTCTTTTCTGTAAATGCGAATGGCGGTCCTTCATTTATAGGAAGGAATTAAATAATAGTTTAACATACATACCTCCGCAAATAGAAGGGTCTATTTGGAGATTGCACAGCTGAGGCAACTCTAGAGCAAGCGTTGTGTTGATAGGAAACGAACTCAAGGCAGACGGGTCATTGAGGAATGGACAAAGGCAAGTAGGCTTCTGGCCGTAGAGTTGGTTAAGACTATCACAACATGACTGCATTGGTGAAGCTGCCACGCCTTGCACGAACGGCGCACATGAGGCTAAAGTTAGCAAATTCAGCCCACACTCAGCAATTGTGTTCTGGGCAATGGCCTTTAGGGAAACACAATGGAGAAACACAAGAAAGAGCGATGTGGGAAAAAGAGGGAGATGAAAAGGCATTGCACAAGTTAGGTCGGTAACGCAAGTTTTGTTTGTGAGTTTTGAGGCGAATTCGCCATTGATTTTCATGTTAGCTAAATAGACGAAGAGTGCATTTGTTGGGCATGAATTGCACAGCCATGCAATAGGTGTGTGATCCCTTGACACACTTTTGTATGATCTCTCTCAAGCTACTGTCTAGTTTTCACTACTTTTTTTCATTTATCTGTTGTGTCTATCATTCATATTTTCAGGTAAAGAAAATGTGTGGGATATGAAGTTTAAAAAAACCAGACTGCTCATTTAAGTATCTGTAGAAATATTCattcagataaagatttgtcatgcgtattgattatgagaagttaaaaaaaaatcgcAACTCGTAAAATTGGTTACAACTTGTATGTAATTAAGAATGTTACGAAAAATGATACAGagaatatcacaaaatatttGGACCCTTAAACCATACACGTATGTGTGATTTAATGAGGTTCTATTTCCACCTCAACTATTGTATTCTACAATTATTTATGGACAATAAGAAATTACGTGTTTATCAggataatgaaattattataattattgaataataaaaacatttcatgttctattaaaataaaataaggacttcagtttttaattaatgatttgtatgatatttttaattaaaattttaattatcgaattaaatttttatagaaTAATGAGCATTTGAAGGAGCAACGAAGGGCTTCAAATCCTTTACTACACTTCTTGCTACACCAATAAAACCATTTTTCCCTAATTAGTTGTTATTTGTTTGTCAGCCTTTATACCACTTTACAATTTACAACAATAAACCTTAATAAAGGTAGAAAATTTACTTAAATCTTCAGATTTAAGCAGCAAGCTGTGAGCTCTGCTTCTCGAATGCCTTTAAGGTAATTTTGGATCTTTCCAAACTGAGATACGTGAACCACTGTTTATAAACAGGATTGACTTCCggatcttttaattgattttcaagaatctcaatttgagattttattaatttaatcttCTTTTTAAGTTTCAACAGATAATTTGCAGATGGCATGATATAATCGAAAGGTGGATCATAAATATAATCGTATGACATAAACTTA from the Primulina tabacum isolate GXHZ01 chromosome 16, ASM2559414v2, whole genome shotgun sequence genome contains:
- the LOC142529336 gene encoding non-specific lipid transfer protein GPI-anchored 10-like, whose amino-acid sequence is MKINGEFASKLTNKTCVTDLTCAMPFHLPLFPTSLFLVFLHCVSLKAIAQNTIAECGLNLLTLASCAPFVQGVAASPMQSCCDSLNQLYGQKPTCLCPFLNDPSALSSFPINTTLALELPQLCNLQIDPSICGGASLPSTSPSAQVSLGARPNSTVAASPVVTVAPRPSIMGFGIRNAEVSLKAKSQLWCLLMATIYFSADK